In bacterium, the genomic window GACTCTTTGAGGATATTAACCCCATGGAGTGGAATTTACAATGAAGGCTGTAATTCTGGCTGGTGGTAAGGGAAAGCGTCTTGAACCATATTCTCTGGTAATACCCAAACCTCTTATGCCCGTTGGAGATATGCCCATAATGGAGATTATTGTTAAAAAATTGGTTAAGAATGGTTTTACAGATATTTACGTTGCCTGTGGACACCTTGCTGAACTTATCAAATCTTACTTCAATAATGGAAAAAAATGGGGTGCAAACATTGAATATTCGGTGGAAGACAAAGAGCTTGGAACAGTTGGGCCTTTGAAACTTCTGAGGGATAAGTTAGATGAATCCTTTCTCGTTGTTAACGGTGATACCCTTACAGACCTTGATTTTCATGAAATTTATAGATTTCATTTGATAAATGGCAAACCTCTAACCATTGGAGTGGTTAAACGTGAAATTGCGACGGAGTTTGGAGTTGTAAAATTTGAGGGGAATGTCCTTAGGGAATATCAGGAGAAGCCCACCCTTGAGTACTATGTTTCCATGGGCGTTTATGTTTTTAATCCTTATATACTGAGAAGAATTCCCGAAAATACAAAGTACGACTTTCCAGACCTTGTTAATGATCTTTTAAAGGATAACCTTGAAATAGGCGTTTACCTGCACGATGGTTTCTGGCTCGACCTTGGGAGGAAGGAAGATTTTTCTATCGCCTTTGAGGAATTCGAAAAAAGGCGGAAGGAAATTTTACAAGAGTAGAGGACCTTATTCAAAAGTTGCTGTAGGCTGGTTGTCCTGTGATTCTTCGGCAGTCGTTTTTGGTGCTTTAAGATTTAATCTCTTTTCAATTCTCGAGACGAGCTGATTAAATTTCTGTTCAGAATTTTTACCAAGCAGAGCTGCAAAAAACTGAGAATAACTAAGAATTTTTTCTATTACATCTGGAGCTTTTTCGCACCCGGGCCAGTAAGACTTTATCTTTGCTTCGTCAAGATGTTTCATCAAACCATGTAGTATATAGGCGGAGAGAAAAATGTCATCAATGTATCCAAGGACCCCGGTGAAGAGTTCCGAAAAGATGTCTAAGGGCAATATCCAGTATGTTAAAACAGAAGCAAGCCCCACCTTGTACTCTATGGGAATTTCGGGGTCTCTGTAGATTCGGAAAAGGAATATGAAAAGATCAGGACCGGTAAGAAGAATCTCTACTGCTATTCTGCCATACTTACCGAGAAGCTTTTCAGCATCTTGAGCAATTTTATTGCGTAAATATTTATAAAAGCTAAGATACCCATCTACACTACGCGTTCTTTTTATGTTTTCCATAGTACTGGTATTATAACCTTTGTAGCTGGGAAAGTAAAGGATGGGAAATTTCGTCTTGTTTGATCATTGAGCGGGAGGTGTGTGGATAGGTTAGTCTTCATAAAAACCCGGGGGTTCCGAAGAGCCCACGAGATGATATAGGCTGGCTCTTACTTTACTATTATCAGGAGACACTTAACTGATTTTGACATAAAATCTCCTTATAATGCCAATTTTAAAGATGAATATTCACCTTCGCAAGGTTAAGTTTAGTTAAATGCTAATGTATTATTTTACTCTACACGATGAGAAGAAGTTTATCAGCGATGCCTCGCACTGATTTTCCCCAATTTTCCTGAAGATTTATAATTTAACAATAACCAGAAGTTGAAGGAGGGTTGTATGAGACATTTTGATTCTATCGTGGTTGGTGCGGGACCGGGAGGGTATGTGGCTGCCATTCGTCTTGCACAGCTTGGTAAAAATGTTTGTGTTGTTGAAAAAGGAGAGGTAGGAGGAGTTTGCTTGAATGTTGGCTGTATCCCTACTAAAGCTCTTCTTGAGGTAACTTCAATTTTAGAAAAAGTGAACACTTTTAAAAGTAAAGGCATTGTTGTGGATGGATTCAAATTTGAAACCGACAAAATGCGGGAGTGGAAAAAGGGGGTTGTGACAAGGCTCGTAAGGGGTGTGGAATATCTATTTAAACAGAATGGTGTTAAACTTTTAAGAGGTTACGGAGAACTGATAGGCGATAAGCAGGTTAAAGTTGACGGAGAGATTCTGGAGGCGGATTCCATTATCCTTGCAACGGGGTCTTCTCCTAAATCCATCCCTGGTTTTGAGTTTGATGGCAAGAAAATATTGGATTCCACATTGGGCCTTGAAATAAATGAGGTCCCAAAGCATCTTTTAATCGTGGGAGCCGGTGTAATTGGCATTGAGATGGCAACGATTTACAGACGGCTTGGTTCAGAAGTAACAATTGTAGAAATATTGCCTGATATTCTCACAGGATTTGACCGGGAAGCAGTTGGCGTTCTTAAGAGGAATCTTGAGAAAAAGGGAGTCCGTTTCTTCCTGAGTTCAAAACTGACGAAGGATGGTGATAGTTTTTATATTGTGAAAGGTGATGAAAAGATTCCCGTTGAACCTGATAAGATTTTGATAGC contains:
- a CDS encoding sugar phosphate nucleotidyltransferase, with protein sequence MKAVILAGGKGKRLEPYSLVIPKPLMPVGDMPIMEIIVKKLVKNGFTDIYVACGHLAELIKSYFNNGKKWGANIEYSVEDKELGTVGPLKLLRDKLDESFLVVNGDTLTDLDFHEIYRFHLINGKPLTIGVVKREIATEFGVVKFEGNVLREYQEKPTLEYYVSMGVYVFNPYILRRIPENTKYDFPDLVNDLLKDNLEIGVYLHDGFWLDLGRKEDFSIAFEEFEKRRKEILQE
- a CDS encoding DUF1232 domain-containing protein, whose amino-acid sequence is MENIKRTRSVDGYLSFYKYLRNKIAQDAEKLLGKYGRIAVEILLTGPDLFIFLFRIYRDPEIPIEYKVGLASVLTYWILPLDIFSELFTGVLGYIDDIFLSAYILHGLMKHLDEAKIKSYWPGCEKAPDVIEKILSYSQFFAALLGKNSEQKFNQLVSRIEKRLNLKAPKTTAEESQDNQPTATFE
- the lpdA gene encoding dihydrolipoyl dehydrogenase; protein product: MRHFDSIVVGAGPGGYVAAIRLAQLGKNVCVVEKGEVGGVCLNVGCIPTKALLEVTSILEKVNTFKSKGIVVDGFKFETDKMREWKKGVVTRLVRGVEYLFKQNGVKLLRGYGELIGDKQVKVDGEILEADSIILATGSSPKSIPGFEFDGKKILDSTLGLEINEVPKHLLIVGAGVIGIEMATIYRRLGSEVTIVEILPDILTGFDREAVGVLKRNLEKKGVRFFLSSKLTKDGDSFYIVKGDEKIPVEPDKILIATGRKPNTEAFAQSGIELDEKGFVKIDENYSTSLKGVYAIGDIVPGPQLAHKASREGIMVAEIIATGKPSHRAKFIPSVVYGDPEVVKVGCTEEELKERGINYRVGKFPFQANGRALTQESVQGFVKILGDEKDNVLGFHIVGPHASEFAGVGALVLENGLRVEDIAKVVFPHPTLSEAIMECAENYYKKAIHIINR